The Nostoc sp. 'Peltigera membranacea cyanobiont' N6 genome contains the following window.
TGGTTAAACCTAGATTTAGGTTGACGGCAACTGTAGTACCGCTAAAGTTAATAGTATCAGTACCACCAGTTGAGGTTTCTGTAATTGTGTCGGTTCCCAAGGCACTATCAGCTATGAAAGAATAGGTATCATTTCCTGTTAACCCTTGGAGTTGATCGTTTCCGCCACCACCAATTAAAGTGTTATTCAGTGTATTACCAGTGAGAGTGTCATTACCTGTGCCACCTGTTGCATTTTCGATAACGTTATTGGCAGAGAGAATGAGTTTGAGATTACTATTAACCGTTTGCGAGGTGGTTAAACCTAGATTTAGGTTGACGGCAACTGTAGTACCGCTAAAGTTAATAGTATCAGTACCACCAGTTGAGGTTTCTGTAATTGTGTCGGTTCCCAAGGCACTATCAGCTATGAAAGAATAGGTATCATTCCCCGCACCACCATACAAAGTATCATCACCAGAACCACCTTCAAAACGGTCATCTCCTTGTTCACCAAACAGGACATCATTACCCCGAAATCCTCTGAGGGTATCATTACCTAAACCGCCAAATAATTGATCTGCGAAGTTAGTACCATCAACAGTCTGAGCCTGGTTAACAGTATTCAACAGGAAATCACTGGCTTGTAGTAGGTTAGGATTGATGCCATTGAGTTTCAGTTGGGATATATCACCATTAAAAAAAGTCGTAATCAAAGCATTGTCTTGACCGTCATTACTGATGAGTAATTGCAGGGTAGTCCAATCATTAATGTTGAGGCTTCTGAGGTCAATCTTGTCCTGTCCACGCACAAAATCTGTGACTACATCTCTGTCTTGAGAGTAGGCAAAATTGAAAACATCATTACCTGTCCCACCATACAAAGTATCATCACCAGAACCACCTTCAAAACGGTCATCTCCTTGTTCACCAAACAGGACATCATCACCCCGAAATCCTCTGAGGGTATCATTACCTAAACCGCCAAATAATTGATCTGCGAAGTTAGTACCATCAACAGTCTGAGCCTGGTTAACAGTATTCAACAGGAGATCACTGGCTTGTAGTAGGTTAGGATTGATGCCATTGAGTTTCAGTTGGGATATATCACCATTAAAAAAAGTCGTAATCAAAGCATTGTCTTGACCGTCATTACTGATGAGTAATTGCAGGGTAGTCCAATCATTAATGTTGAGGCTTCTGAGGTCAATCTTGTCCTGTCCACGCACAAAATCTGTGACTACATCTCTGTCTTGAGAGTAGGCAAAATTGAAAACATCATTACCTGTCCCACCATACAAAGTATCATCACCAGAACCACCTTCAAAACGGTCATCTCCTTGTTCACCAAACAGGACATCATCACCCCGAAATCCTCTGAGGGTATCATTACCTAAACCGCCAAATAATTGATCTGCGAAGTTAGTACCATCAACAGTCTGAGCCTGGTTAACAATATTCAACAGGAAATCACTGGCTTGTAGTAGGTTAGGATTGATGCCATTGAGTTTCAGTTGGGATATATCACCATTAAAAAAAGTCGTAATCAAAGCATTGTTTTGACCGTCATTAGTAATCAGCTTTTGTAGGTTAGTCCAATCACCAATGTTCAGGCTTCTGACATCAATTTTGTCTTGTCCTCGGACAAAATCCATGACTACATCGTTGTCTTGATTGTATGCCAAGTCAAATACATCATTCCCTGCCCCACCATACAAAGTATCATTGCCCCTACCACCTTCTAAACGATCATTTCCGCCTAGCCCAGAAAGGGTATCATTACCGTTTAAGCCTTGAATAGTATCATTTCCAGAAGTGCCGACTAAATTATCGTTATTGTTTGTTCCTTGAATAGCCATAGTTTTACTAGCCTTTTTTGGGTTTCAGATATGCAGATATACTTTAGCACACTATGTAATACGTATTACATGATTTTTTTAGCTCAATATTTAGTATTGAATATTAATTATTATGTTGTTCTCTGCTTTTGAAATTTTGACAAAGACTCTTATATATTCAATATCGAAATATGGTTTTTTTTTGAAAAAGACCATGACAAAACACGAGGTTAAACTTCATTCGTTAAACCCATAAAAATATCAAGCGATCGCTTGCTACCAAATTGATGATACTAGTGAATTGATAGTATACTAATCGTAGTAATTAACTAGATTAAGTATACAGATAATAAAGCGATAAAAATTAATTTAAGTAATTATTTAATACCTGATAGTTTTCGGTAATTGACTCAGGTTTAACCAAACACCATATTACGGATATTAAACTTGTCGTTTTCAAAAGGGAATCGCCCACACTTGTGACTTAGGTGTGGGCGATTCATTCTACAAAAAATTAACTAGACGACAGCAGATACTTGCTGCTTAAAGAAAGCTGACAAAACTCTCTCTGCTATTTGATGACTAGTTAAACCTAGTTCTGTTTTAGATTCATCGGGTTCAGCATGATCTACTAACACATCTGGGACACCGAATCGCTTGACAGGAACGAGAATATCTGCATCCATTAAAGCTTCAACGATCGCACTACCAAAGCCACCCATGATACAACCTTCTTCTAGGGTGATGACACGGCCAATTTTCTTAGCTAAGGGTAAAATCAACTCGGTATCCAAAGGCTTAACAAAACGGGCATTGATTACAGTTGCTTCAATGCCATGTTCGCTGAGAATTTCCGCAGCCTGCATTCCTGGATAGACCATTGTGCCATAAGCGACGATTAACACATCATCGCCAGTGCGGAGAATTTCGCTTTTACCAATTTCCAAAGGTTCCCAACCTTCCTCCATTAGGGGAACGCCGTAGCCATTGCCACGAGGATAGCGCATAGCGATCGGGCCACTGGTATGGTTAACACCAGTTACTACCATGCGTTGCAGTTCTGCTTCGTCTTTCGGTGCCATGATTACAATGTTGGGAATGCAACGCAGATAAGCGATGTCATACATGCCCTGGTGAGTGGGGCCATCAGATCCAACAATTCCGGCCCGATCTAAGCAGAAAAATACTGGCAGATTTTGGATGCAGACATCGTGAATTATCTGGTCGTAAGCGCGTTGCAAAAAGGTAGAATAAATGGCGGCTACGGGGCGCATCCCTTGAGTTGCAAGTCCGGCTGCTAGGGTAATTGCGTGTTGTTCAGCAATGCCGACATCAATATATTGATTGGGCAGTTTGGCTTGAAGTTTATCTAAACCTGTCCCCGTTGCCATCGCCGCAGTAATCCCAACGATTTTGGGGTTTTGTTCGGCGAGTTTCACCAGAGTGTGAGAAAAGACTTTGGCATAAGCCGGTGGTTTGGGTTTGCTGGAAGGAATGGCTTTGCCGGTTGCAACGTTGAATGGGCTTTGGGCGTGGTAGCCAACTTGATCTAGTTCAGCAATTTCATAGCCTTTGCCCTTAACTGTGGCTACGTGTACCAAAACTGGGCCTTGTATTTGATGTGCTTGTTGGAAGGTAGCAATCAATTCTTCGAGATTATGCCCATCTACTGGGCCAATGTAGGTAAAACCGAGTTCTTCAAAAACTGCCCCTACCTTGGGAACAGCCAAACGTTTCATACCTTCTTTGATGCGTCCGAGTTCGGGAGACAAAGATTCACCCACGAAGGGAATTTGCTTGAATTGTTCCTCAAGATTATCTTTGATAAATTGCACCGGCTGGCTGAGGCGCATTTTGTTCAGATAGCGGGGAATCGCGCCGACGTTGCGAGATATAGACATGTCGTTGTCGTTGAGAACAACCAACAGGTTAGTTTTCGGCATGTGTCCCGCGTGGTTGATGGCTTCTAAAGCCATACCGCCAGTCAGCGCCCCATCCCCAATCACAGCAACGGCTTTAAATTTTTCGCCTTTCAAGTCTCGCGCTAAAGCCATGCCCAATGCTGCGGAAATACTTGTAGAAGCATGTCCAGCCCCGAAGTGGTCAAACTTGTTTTCACAGAGTTTGAGATAACCAGCAACTCCGTCCTTTTGTCTGAGGGTGTGGAAGCGATCGTAGCGTCCTGTAAGGAGTTTGTGGGGATAGGCTTGGTGTCCTACATCCCAAATCACTTTATCCCGATCTAAGTCCAGTGTTTGGTAAAGTCCTAGCGTTAATTCTACAACACCCAACCCTGGCCCCAAGTGTCCACCATTAACTGCTACGGTTTGGAGATGCTTATCTCGAATCTGACGGGCAATCTGTTGTAGTTGGCGAACAGATAAACCGTGCAACTGATTAGGATGGGTGATTTCGCTCAGATGCATATTATAGTGTTTTCCTCTTTAACTTCCAGTTTCGGTATTTTGATTTTCCCACGGTCGGGTTGTCCACATAATCACACTCTTACATTGTTACTAAGTTGTAGTGGAAAGTATAACTTCGTAATTAATAATGGTGAAAAATCTCTAAATCATTAACAATTCGTCAAAATCAGGTTTAGATCGCATAAACTAATAGCACATTTGTCAATAAGTAATGCCACTTAAATGCACTCCGCAATTTGTATAGAAAATCAAGCTTTCAGAAGCATTCTGCGGAAATTATTGAACTCGGTCAATCAGTTTTGCTTTTTGAAGCGATCGCAAAACACAGTTAAATATCTTAATTTCCAGCTATATGTTCAGCAGAATTGCTAGCAAGTATTTAATAATTATTTTATTATTCTGTCTAACCTTATTAGCGATCGCTAGTTCATCTAGGCGCAACAAATATGTCTTAGCTAAATTCAGTATTTACTTAAATATCCCCGACTTCTCAAAGAAATCGGGGATCTAAGCCTTTCGATTTTCACAAATCAAACAAGACTACTATTTACCAAACGCATCCTTGATGCTATCAACAGTGCGTTCAACAGCATTTTTTGTATTGTCTACTGCTTTCTGTGTCCGAGCGGAATCTTCATTTGCTCTTTTTTGAATTGTAGCCGCGTCTCTCT
Protein-coding sequences here:
- a CDS encoding M10 family metallopeptidase C-terminal domain-containing protein — translated: MAIQGTNNNDNLVGTSGNDTIQGLNGNDTLSGLGGNDRLEGGRGNDTLYGGAGNDVFDLAYNQDNDVVMDFVRGQDKIDVRSLNIGDWTNLQKLITNDGQNNALITTFFNGDISQLKLNGINPNLLQASDFLLNIVNQAQTVDGTNFADQLFGGLGNDTLRGFRGDDVLFGEQGDDRFEGGSGDDTLYGGTGNDVFNFAYSQDRDVVTDFVRGQDKIDLRSLNINDWTTLQLLISNDGQDNALITTFFNGDISQLKLNGINPNLLQASDLLLNTVNQAQTVDGTNFADQLFGGLGNDTLRGFRGDDVLFGEQGDDRFEGGSGDDTLYGGTGNDVFNFAYSQDRDVVTDFVRGQDKIDLRSLNINDWTTLQLLISNDGQDNALITTFFNGDISQLKLNGINPNLLQASDFLLNTVNQAQTVDGTNFADQLFGGLGNDTLRGFRGNDVLFGEQGDDRFEGGSGDDTLYGGAGNDTYSFIADSALGTDTITETSTGGTDTINFSGTTVAVNLNLGLTTSQTVNSNLKLILSANNVIENATGGTGNDTLTGNTLNNTLIGGGGNDQLQGLTGNDTYSFIADSALGTDTITETSTGGTDTINFSGTTVAVNLNLGLTTSQTVNSNLKLILSANNVIENATGGTGNDTLTGNTLNNTLIGGGGNDQLQGLTGNDTYSFIADSALGTDTITETSTGGTDTINFSGTTVAVNLNLGLTTSQTVNSNLKLILSANNAIENATGGTGNDILTGNTLNNTLIGGDGNDTLGGGNGNDTLTGGVGNDKYLFQSNAVFNTSLGVDYITEFQAGQDQIVLSKTTFNAITNSAGQALTDFAVVTGNQFVNASNARIVFSQSSGSLFYNQDGNVLGTGTVFEFARLGNSDITLSSSNFSLIA
- the dxs gene encoding 1-deoxy-D-xylulose-5-phosphate synthase: MHLSEITHPNQLHGLSVRQLQQIARQIRDKHLQTVAVNGGHLGPGLGVVELTLGLYQTLDLDRDKVIWDVGHQAYPHKLLTGRYDRFHTLRQKDGVAGYLKLCENKFDHFGAGHASTSISAALGMALARDLKGEKFKAVAVIGDGALTGGMALEAINHAGHMPKTNLLVVLNDNDMSISRNVGAIPRYLNKMRLSQPVQFIKDNLEEQFKQIPFVGESLSPELGRIKEGMKRLAVPKVGAVFEELGFTYIGPVDGHNLEELIATFQQAHQIQGPVLVHVATVKGKGYEIAELDQVGYHAQSPFNVATGKAIPSSKPKPPAYAKVFSHTLVKLAEQNPKIVGITAAMATGTGLDKLQAKLPNQYIDVGIAEQHAITLAAGLATQGMRPVAAIYSTFLQRAYDQIIHDVCIQNLPVFFCLDRAGIVGSDGPTHQGMYDIAYLRCIPNIVIMAPKDEAELQRMVVTGVNHTSGPIAMRYPRGNGYGVPLMEEGWEPLEIGKSEILRTGDDVLIVAYGTMVYPGMQAAEILSEHGIEATVINARFVKPLDTELILPLAKKIGRVITLEEGCIMGGFGSAIVEALMDADILVPVKRFGVPDVLVDHAEPDESKTELGLTSHQIAERVLSAFFKQQVSAVV